One Sphingomonas sabuli genomic region harbors:
- a CDS encoding acyl carrier protein yields the protein MTDRDETYAKIRDLIAPFNKKGAEIGEATRFQQDLEWDSLTAMDFVASVEDEFDILISMNKAAEIETVGQMVDAVGELRTSA from the coding sequence ATGACCGACCGCGACGAGACCTACGCCAAGATCCGCGACCTGATCGCGCCGTTCAACAAGAAGGGCGCCGAGATCGGCGAGGCCACCCGGTTCCAGCAGGACCTGGAGTGGGACAGCCTGACCGCGATGGATTTCGTCGCCTCGGTGGAAGACGAATTCGACATCCTCATCAGCATGAACAAGGCCGCCGAGATCGAAACCGTCGGCCAGATGGTGGACGCCGTCGGCGAGCTTCGGACCAGCGCGTGA
- a CDS encoding diacylglycerol/lipid kinase family protein: MQNQQLKAKDTGTVTDGAPAARVRPLKARPRIALLSNPKSTGNIAQLSRIRAFCAEHPDVFHYEVEHVDQIGDALRSIACVRPKMLVINGGDGTVQAALTEIHNGSHFPDGPPPMAVIPSGKTNLIALDLGAHGDPIVALERLLDMAQGNLAEHLVARELIALRSDGSELPVIGMFLGGAGLADTMLYCRNKIYPLGLPNGLSHALTAVALLFRLLSGARASFLPPKASPLLISTGKSGSLTGRFTLLAVTTLDKLLLSGKLTASGSGRLKLLAIEERPRSLLGALAASLAGKLGRRPVRGVHVQETDEISIEGENSNVILDGEMFKVNVGKPIRLNPAQPLSFVRLAA; this comes from the coding sequence ATGCAGAACCAACAGCTGAAGGCGAAAGACACTGGCACGGTGACCGATGGCGCACCGGCCGCGCGCGTCCGCCCGCTGAAGGCGCGGCCGCGCATCGCCCTGCTGTCGAACCCGAAGTCGACCGGCAACATCGCGCAGCTGTCGCGCATCCGCGCGTTCTGCGCCGAACATCCGGACGTCTTTCACTACGAGGTCGAGCACGTCGACCAGATCGGCGACGCATTGCGCTCGATCGCCTGCGTCCGGCCCAAGATGCTGGTCATCAACGGCGGGGACGGCACCGTCCAGGCGGCCCTGACCGAGATCCACAACGGCAGCCACTTTCCCGACGGCCCGCCGCCGATGGCGGTCATTCCCAGCGGCAAGACCAACCTGATCGCGCTCGACCTGGGCGCGCACGGCGACCCGATCGTCGCGCTCGAACGCCTGCTCGACATGGCGCAGGGTAACCTTGCCGAGCATCTGGTCGCGCGCGAGCTGATCGCGCTGCGCAGCGACGGGTCGGAACTGCCGGTCATCGGCATGTTCCTTGGCGGCGCCGGGCTGGCGGACACGATGCTCTATTGCCGCAACAAGATCTACCCGCTCGGCCTCCCCAACGGACTGAGCCATGCGCTGACCGCGGTGGCGCTGCTGTTCCGGCTGCTGTCGGGGGCGCGGGCGAGCTTCCTTCCGCCCAAGGCGTCGCCGCTGCTTATTTCGACCGGCAAGAGCGGTTCGCTGACCGGCCGCTTCACCTTGCTCGCCGTGACCACGCTCGACAAGCTGTTGCTGTCCGGCAAGCTGACTGCTTCGGGCAGCGGCCGGCTGAAGCTGCTGGCGATCGAGGAACGGCCGCGCTCGCTGCTCGGCGCCCTTGCCGCAAGCCTTGCCGGCAAGCTCGGACGGCGGCCGGTTCGCGGGGTCCACGTGCAGGAAACCGACGAGATCAGCATCGAGGGCGAGAATTCGAACGTCATCCTCGACGGCGAAATGTTCAAGGTGAATGTCGGCAAGCCGATCCGGCTCAACCCCGCGCAGCCGCTGTCGTTCGTTCGCCTCGCGGCCTGA
- a CDS encoding LptF/LptG family permease: MRGLSLIDRYLARSIAVPLLGTLVLAAMLLVLDKMLRLFDFVVNTGGPVSVVWRMLANLLPEYFALGIPIGLLLGILLAFRKLALSSELDALRGVGAGFGRLLRVPYLYAFGLILLNAFIVGYIEPYSNYRYEGLRFDLRSGALGASIKVGEFNRFGKRLTLRIDKSEERGTRLGGIFVQVDNPSGESVAATAEAGRFLSTDDPQVILFRLHNGRLIQNSPKFTTPRTLTFKTYDLPIPVPAIDQFRGRGSEFDELFFNELFRLGYGGGARDREQMLGAQANFHFRIVEILMMAMLPLLAVALAVPPKRSTSALGIFVGIVMVVAYHKINQYGESAGAQGRIDPILALWVPLLLMGSLIGWMYHVIAHRPGGQPIGALEWAAGRAARRIRALFPSARVT; the protein is encoded by the coding sequence TTGCGCGGTTTGTCGCTAATCGACCGCTACCTGGCACGGTCCATCGCGGTGCCCTTGCTGGGCACGCTGGTGCTTGCGGCCATGCTGTTGGTGCTCGACAAGATGCTCCGGCTGTTCGATTTCGTCGTCAACACCGGCGGCCCGGTCAGCGTCGTGTGGCGGATGCTCGCCAATCTGCTGCCCGAATATTTCGCGCTCGGCATTCCCATCGGCCTGCTGCTTGGCATCCTGCTCGCCTTCCGCAAGCTGGCGCTAAGTTCGGAGCTGGACGCGTTGCGCGGGGTCGGCGCGGGCTTTGGCCGGCTGCTGCGCGTGCCCTATCTGTACGCGTTCGGCCTCATCCTGCTGAACGCCTTCATCGTCGGCTACATCGAGCCCTATTCCAACTACCGCTACGAAGGGCTGCGCTTCGATCTCCGGTCCGGCGCGCTGGGGGCGTCGATCAAGGTTGGGGAATTCAACCGCTTCGGCAAGCGGCTGACCCTGCGCATCGACAAGAGCGAGGAACGCGGCACCCGGCTCGGCGGGATTTTCGTGCAGGTCGACAATCCGTCGGGCGAATCCGTCGCCGCCACCGCCGAAGCCGGCCGCTTCCTGTCGACCGACGACCCGCAGGTGATCCTGTTCCGGCTGCATAACGGGCGGCTGATCCAGAATTCGCCCAAGTTCACCACGCCGCGGACGCTGACCTTCAAGACCTACGATCTGCCCATCCCGGTGCCGGCGATCGACCAGTTCCGCGGCCGCGGCAGCGAGTTCGACGAGCTGTTCTTCAACGAGCTGTTCCGCCTCGGCTATGGCGGCGGCGCGAGGGACCGCGAGCAGATGCTCGGCGCGCAGGCCAATTTCCATTTCCGGATCGTCGAAATCCTGATGATGGCGATGCTGCCGCTGCTGGCCGTCGCGCTGGCCGTGCCGCCCAAGCGCAGCACGTCGGCGCTGGGCATCTTTGTCGGCATCGTGATGGTCGTCGCCTATCACAAGATCAATCAGTACGGGGAATCCGCCGGGGCGCAGGGGCGCATCGACCCGATCCTCGCGCTATGGGTCCCGTTGCTGCTCATGGGCAGCCTGATCGGCTGGATGTACCACGTCATCGCCCATCGTCCGGGCGGGCAGCCGATCGGCGCGCTGGAATGGGCCGCCGGCCGCGCCGCCCGCCGCATCCGCGCTCTCTTCCCAAGTGCGCGCGTCACATGA
- a CDS encoding NAD-dependent epimerase/dehydratase family protein — translation MILAVTGGTGFVGARFLDIASRAGIAVKALTRRPQPRRDGVQWIEGSLSDADALRNLVTGCSAAVHIAGVLKARDAAGFEQGNVEGTLAMLAAATAAGITRFVHVSSLAAREPELSRYGGSKARAETLVERSGIDWVIVRPPAVYGPGDRETLELFKMARMRLMLLPPGGRVSLVHVDDLCRLLLALAKADRPSGVVLEPDDGRPDGWTHKDVAEAIGRAVGRNNVALSLPASMLRLGAVVDQLVRRERAKLSTDRAAYFSHSDWVVSSGRKPAPDLWSPRIDTEQGLADTARWYKANGWL, via the coding sequence GTGATCCTAGCGGTTACCGGCGGGACCGGCTTCGTCGGCGCGCGCTTCCTCGACATCGCCTCGAGAGCCGGGATCGCGGTCAAGGCGCTGACCCGCCGCCCGCAGCCGCGGCGCGACGGCGTGCAATGGATCGAAGGGTCACTGTCCGACGCCGACGCGTTGCGCAATCTGGTCACTGGCTGCAGCGCGGCGGTGCATATCGCCGGCGTACTCAAGGCCCGCGATGCCGCCGGTTTCGAACAGGGCAATGTGGAGGGCACGCTGGCGATGCTCGCCGCCGCCACTGCCGCCGGCATCACCCGCTTCGTCCACGTCTCCTCGCTGGCCGCGCGCGAGCCGGAGCTGTCGCGCTACGGCGGGTCGAAGGCGCGGGCGGAGACGCTGGTCGAACGGTCCGGCATCGACTGGGTGATCGTCCGTCCCCCCGCGGTCTATGGGCCCGGCGACCGCGAAACACTCGAGCTGTTCAAGATGGCGCGGATGCGGCTGATGCTGCTGCCGCCGGGCGGGCGCGTGTCCCTAGTCCATGTCGACGACCTGTGCCGGCTGCTGCTTGCGCTGGCGAAGGCCGACCGGCCCAGCGGCGTCGTGCTTGAGCCTGACGACGGCCGTCCCGATGGCTGGACTCACAAGGACGTAGCGGAAGCGATCGGGCGCGCCGTCGGGCGCAACAATGTGGCGTTGTCGCTGCCGGCGTCCATGCTCCGGCTCGGCGCCGTGGTCGACCAGCTCGTCCGTCGCGAACGGGCCAAGCTGTCGACCGACCGCGCCGCTTATTTCAGCCACAGCGACTGGGTGGTCAGCAGCGGCCGCAAGCCCGCCCCGGACCTGTGGTCGCCGCGCATCGACACAGAGCAGGGCCTGGCCGACACCGCGCGCTGGTATAAGGCCAACGGCTGGCTGTAA
- a CDS encoding TonB-dependent receptor encodes MLAILLAGSAGPLGASTGAATAESADGQAVPDETIPEIIVYGERLFPDVQPERSLDEEAIESYGVGTIDELIANLQAEVGNDEDAPLLIVNGERLNDLSEIGEFPVEVLRNVQVLPRGSAVRLGGKSGQRVVSLALKKQVRTVTVSGSQKLATDGNWNATEGETIFTHIRGNTRANIGIRGRDEDRLLESDRGIVQPDPFLPYAAGGNVVGYPFIGGEIDPALSAIAGQIVTVTPVPAGASPTLAGFAANANVPAVTGLGRFRTLRPDSANYEFNGTANTRLAPWLTANAAVRVGRTTTDGIRGLASGLFVLPFDNPASPFSRDVGLLYYGDPLHYRGRRSGGDFNLTFNGTFGRWIGNLNARHSYSRDLSTNDVLVQSGAIPIADGTNPFAGAPALALTSSQASSRLRNSAAQASFTGPLATLPAGTVTATIEGRLASYRLRAKSSFLPGGSAATFNRNEQSVRGALDIPLTSSGGFLKQAGNTSATVEIGRTHFSDVGSLDRYALGLTWEPVAALRLRASIEQANGPPSAQILANPVIITPESRVFDPLTGETVDVTQITGGNPDLFAEKVRIKRLGALLRAVPRLNLQFNAEYTDTDRRNFVSALPEASAAVMLAFPDRFIRDANGVLTAIDLRPVNFDSEREKRFRWGFNLNTKLTNPPPPKNAEARKAPTLLQVSANHTVILSDEIRIRPGIDPVDLLGGGAIGIAGGRVRHQIDGTAAVTAGGLGARVGLLYRGASSLDTRIGGVSDSIRFSPLTIVNLRVYADARRFLKAQKWARGLRLSVDVVNLFNDRQRVRDSQGGVPLQYQPGYRDPLGRTIEFEIRKVF; translated from the coding sequence TTGCTTGCGATCCTGCTCGCCGGATCGGCGGGCCCACTTGGCGCCAGCACTGGCGCCGCTACCGCTGAAAGCGCCGACGGGCAGGCCGTGCCGGACGAAACCATTCCCGAAATCATCGTCTACGGCGAACGGCTGTTCCCCGACGTCCAGCCCGAACGCAGCCTCGATGAGGAAGCGATCGAAAGCTACGGCGTCGGCACGATCGACGAGCTCATCGCCAATTTGCAGGCCGAAGTCGGCAACGACGAGGACGCACCGCTGCTGATCGTCAACGGCGAGCGGCTGAACGACCTCAGCGAGATCGGCGAATTCCCGGTCGAAGTGCTGCGCAACGTCCAGGTGCTGCCGCGCGGATCGGCGGTCCGGCTGGGCGGCAAGTCCGGCCAGCGCGTCGTCAGCCTGGCGCTCAAGAAACAGGTTCGCACCGTCACGGTTTCGGGGTCGCAGAAGCTGGCCACCGACGGAAACTGGAACGCCACCGAGGGCGAAACCATCTTCACCCACATCCGCGGCAACACCCGCGCCAATATCGGCATCCGCGGGCGCGACGAAGACCGGTTGCTGGAAAGCGACCGCGGAATCGTCCAGCCCGACCCGTTCCTGCCCTATGCGGCCGGCGGCAATGTCGTCGGCTATCCCTTCATCGGCGGCGAGATCGACCCGGCGCTGAGCGCCATTGCCGGCCAGATCGTGACCGTCACGCCGGTTCCGGCGGGCGCTTCGCCCACGCTTGCGGGCTTTGCCGCCAACGCCAACGTTCCCGCGGTCACCGGCCTTGGCCGGTTCCGCACGCTGCGCCCAGACAGCGCGAATTACGAGTTCAACGGGACCGCCAACACGCGGCTCGCGCCCTGGCTCACCGCCAATGCCGCGGTGCGGGTCGGCCGGACCACCACGGACGGCATCCGGGGCCTCGCGTCCGGGCTGTTCGTGCTGCCGTTCGACAATCCCGCCTCGCCCTTCTCGCGCGATGTCGGGCTGCTTTATTACGGCGATCCCCTGCATTATCGCGGCCGGCGCAGCGGCGGGGATTTCAACCTGACGTTCAACGGCACCTTCGGCAGGTGGATCGGCAATCTCAACGCCCGCCACAGCTATTCGCGCGACCTGTCGACCAACGACGTGCTGGTCCAGTCGGGGGCCATTCCGATCGCTGATGGCACCAATCCCTTCGCCGGTGCCCCAGCCCTAGCACTGACGTCCAGCCAGGCGTCCAGCCGGCTGCGCAACAGCGCGGCGCAGGCATCCTTCACCGGTCCGCTGGCGACGCTTCCTGCCGGCACCGTCACGGCAACCATCGAAGGCCGGCTTGCGTCCTATCGCCTGCGCGCGAAGAGCTCGTTCCTGCCGGGCGGTTCGGCGGCGACGTTCAACCGCAACGAACAGTCGGTTCGCGGCGCGCTGGACATTCCGCTGACCAGCAGCGGCGGTTTCCTCAAGCAGGCCGGCAACACCAGCGCGACCGTCGAAATTGGGCGTACCCACTTCTCCGACGTCGGCTCGCTTGATCGCTACGCGCTTGGCCTGACGTGGGAGCCCGTCGCCGCGCTTCGCCTGCGCGCATCGATCGAACAGGCCAACGGCCCGCCGTCCGCCCAGATCCTGGCCAACCCGGTCATTATCACGCCGGAAAGCCGGGTGTTCGACCCGCTGACCGGCGAAACGGTGGACGTCACCCAGATCACCGGCGGCAATCCCGACCTGTTCGCCGAAAAGGTGCGGATCAAGCGGCTTGGCGCGCTGCTGCGCGCGGTGCCCAGGCTCAACCTGCAGTTCAACGCGGAATATACCGACACCGACCGCCGCAACTTCGTGTCCGCATTGCCGGAAGCGAGCGCGGCGGTGATGCTCGCCTTTCCGGACCGCTTCATCCGCGACGCCAACGGCGTCCTAACCGCGATCGACCTGCGGCCGGTCAATTTCGATTCGGAACGGGAAAAGCGCTTTCGCTGGGGCTTCAATCTCAACACCAAGCTGACCAACCCGCCACCGCCGAAGAATGCGGAGGCGCGCAAGGCGCCGACCCTGTTGCAGGTCAGCGCCAATCATACTGTCATCCTGTCCGACGAGATCCGCATTCGGCCCGGCATCGACCCCGTCGACCTGCTTGGCGGTGGGGCGATCGGGATCGCTGGCGGGCGTGTCCGGCACCAGATCGACGGCACTGCTGCAGTAACGGCGGGTGGCCTCGGCGCACGCGTCGGCTTGCTCTACCGCGGGGCCAGCAGCCTCGACACGCGCATCGGCGGGGTGTCCGACAGCATCCGCTTTTCGCCGCTGACGATCGTCAACCTGCGCGTCTATGCGGACGCGCGGCGGTTCCTGAAGGCGCAGAAATGGGCGCGCGGGCTGCGGCTGTCGGTCGACGTCGTCAACCTCTTCAACGACCGCCAGCGGGTGCGCGATTCCCAAGGCGGCGTGCCGTTGCAATATCAGCCCGGCTATCGCGATCCGCTCGGCCGGACGATCGAATTCGAAATCCGGAAAGTGTTCTGA
- a CDS encoding ATP-binding protein: MTPGGDDIRFDWRRGGAAAAGALIAVLLLLSLVYLVASSNQQRDSALNQERRAYDVTLLTRSIDASLSRAEAGLGQFAVDEDVKGSGNVYYSYWRLAGRQMAELRGFVRRDPEQVQRVEELQALYATLGEKFDEAARVITSKQGDYGLGYFYSATRDPAERAIHAKLREIAEAERDTLRERIEQTQVFSARADKLTDYLSWLGILVGIGAIFLGFVAVVAVRQFSFARRLAENETERAEGLEAAVRERTQELWDANQALKAEAAEREAAEAQLRQVQKMEAVGQLTGGIAHDFNNMLAVVVGGVDLARRRLNGPRREVMAHLDNAMEGATRAAALTRRLLSFARSEPLLPDRVEPSQLLAGMTDLLDRTLGERIRITVDAPQDSWPVYVDPHQLENAIVNLAVNARDAMDGVGRLTISAANVRLAANEVGDIRPGEYVRVSVTDTGSGMAPDVIERAFEPFFTTKPVGKGTGLGLSQIFGFAHQSGGEVGIESEVGKGTTVSIYLPRSNVEAPVQLRPATQRMGEEERVAGARILVVEDDPRVRVATVEALQDLDYDPVACDSGEEAIRIFDGRTFDLVISDVIMPEMTGPELIKILKQKRQDFAVLFVTGYVGESESDGLVGHELLRKPFTVGALASAVATALQPSEPPRSSGAVATR; encoded by the coding sequence ATGACGCCCGGCGGAGACGATATCCGCTTCGACTGGAGACGCGGCGGAGCTGCCGCGGCTGGAGCGCTGATCGCGGTCCTGCTGCTGCTTTCCCTCGTTTACCTGGTCGCAAGCTCCAACCAGCAGCGCGACAGCGCCCTGAATCAGGAGCGGCGCGCCTATGACGTGACCCTTCTGACCCGGTCGATCGACGCCAGCCTGTCGCGCGCCGAAGCCGGCCTTGGCCAGTTCGCGGTCGACGAGGACGTGAAGGGCAGCGGCAACGTCTATTACAGCTATTGGCGGCTGGCCGGCCGGCAGATGGCGGAATTGCGCGGCTTCGTCCGCCGCGATCCCGAGCAGGTCCAGCGGGTCGAGGAATTGCAGGCGCTCTACGCCACGTTGGGCGAAAAATTCGACGAGGCGGCGCGGGTCATCACCAGCAAGCAGGGCGACTATGGCCTGGGCTATTTCTATTCGGCCACGCGCGACCCCGCGGAACGCGCCATCCATGCCAAGCTGCGCGAGATCGCCGAAGCGGAGCGGGACACGCTGCGCGAGCGTATCGAGCAGACCCAGGTCTTCTCCGCCCGCGCCGACAAGCTGACCGACTACCTCAGCTGGCTCGGCATCCTCGTCGGCATCGGCGCCATCTTCCTTGGCTTCGTCGCGGTCGTTGCGGTGCGCCAATTCTCCTTCGCCCGGCGGCTGGCGGAGAACGAAACGGAGCGCGCCGAGGGGCTGGAAGCCGCGGTGCGCGAGCGGACCCAGGAATTGTGGGACGCAAACCAGGCGCTGAAGGCCGAGGCGGCCGAGCGCGAGGCGGCCGAGGCCCAGCTTCGCCAGGTCCAGAAGATGGAGGCGGTCGGCCAGCTGACCGGCGGCATCGCGCACGACTTCAACAACATGCTCGCCGTCGTCGTCGGCGGTGTCGATCTTGCCCGCCGGCGGCTGAACGGCCCGCGCCGCGAGGTCATGGCCCATCTCGACAATGCGATGGAAGGTGCGACCCGCGCCGCCGCGCTGACCCGCCGGCTGCTGTCCTTTGCCCGGTCCGAACCTTTGCTCCCCGACCGGGTCGAGCCGTCCCAGTTGCTGGCGGGCATGACCGACCTGCTCGACCGCACGCTCGGCGAGCGGATCCGGATCACGGTCGACGCGCCCCAGGACAGCTGGCCGGTCTACGTCGACCCGCATCAGCTGGAAAACGCCATCGTCAATCTGGCCGTCAATGCCCGCGACGCGATGGACGGCGTCGGCCGGCTGACGATCAGCGCCGCCAACGTCCGGCTGGCCGCCAACGAGGTGGGCGACATCCGGCCCGGCGAATATGTCCGCGTGTCGGTGACCGACACCGGCAGCGGGATGGCGCCGGACGTGATCGAGCGGGCCTTCGAGCCGTTTTTCACGACCAAGCCGGTGGGCAAGGGCACCGGCCTCGGGCTCAGCCAGATTTTCGGTTTCGCCCACCAGTCCGGCGGCGAAGTCGGCATCGAAAGCGAGGTCGGGAAGGGCACGACCGTGTCGATCTACTTGCCGCGCAGCAACGTCGAGGCACCAGTGCAGCTGCGGCCCGCGACGCAGCGCATGGGCGAGGAAGAGCGCGTGGCCGGCGCGCGCATCCTCGTCGTCGAAGATGATCCGCGGGTGCGCGTCGCAACCGTCGAGGCGTTGCAGGACCTGGATTACGACCCGGTCGCCTGCGACAGCGGCGAGGAAGCGATCCGCATCTTCGACGGCCGGACGTTCGACCTCGTCATCAGCGACGTCATCATGCCGGAAATGACCGGCCCGGAACTGATCAAGATCCTCAAGCAGAAGCGGCAGGATTTCGCCGTCCTGTTCGTCACCGGCTATGTTGGGGAAAGCGAGAGCGACGGGCTGGTCGGCCACGAATTGCTGCGCAAGCCGTTCACCGTCGGCGCGCTGGCGTCCGCGGTCGCGACCGCGCTGCAGCCTAGCGAACCGCCCCGGTCTTCAGGAGCCGTGGCAACAAGGTGA
- the obgE gene encoding GTPase ObgE gives MHFLDQAKIFIRSGAGGPGAVSFRREKYIEFGGPDGGDGGKGGDVVFEAVPGLNTLIDFRYTQHFRAPRGKGGAGQNRTGAKGKDLIVKVPIGTQVLADDEDRSLIADLTREGQQVALLKGGMGGRGNASYKSSTNRAPRQHQTGEAGEEMWVWLRLKLLADVGLLGLPNAGKSTFLNAVTNASAKVGAYPFTTLRPQLGVVRHKGREFVLADIPGLIEGAAEGAGVGDRFLGHVERTRVLLHLVDAEAEDPAAAWKTVRDEMDRYGAGLTDKQEIVALSRCDLVDAEQLADARAALAEAGARTPLILSSATGDGLDSVLDALIERLGSEAEAKALEDGPSGDWSPL, from the coding sequence ATGCACTTTCTCGACCAGGCGAAGATCTTCATCCGTTCCGGCGCCGGCGGCCCCGGCGCGGTCAGCTTTCGCCGCGAAAAGTACATCGAATTCGGCGGTCCCGACGGCGGCGACGGGGGCAAGGGCGGCGATGTCGTGTTCGAAGCCGTGCCCGGCCTCAACACGCTGATCGACTTTCGCTACACCCAGCATTTCCGCGCTCCGCGCGGCAAGGGCGGCGCGGGCCAGAACCGCACCGGCGCCAAGGGCAAGGACCTGATCGTCAAGGTGCCGATCGGAACCCAAGTCCTGGCCGACGACGAGGACCGGTCGCTGATCGCCGACCTGACCCGCGAAGGACAGCAGGTCGCGCTGCTCAAGGGCGGCATGGGCGGCCGCGGCAACGCCAGTTACAAAAGCTCGACCAACCGCGCCCCGCGCCAGCATCAGACCGGCGAGGCGGGCGAGGAAATGTGGGTCTGGCTGCGGCTGAAGCTGCTGGCCGACGTCGGCCTGCTCGGCCTGCCCAACGCGGGCAAGTCGACGTTCCTCAACGCCGTCACCAACGCCAGCGCCAAAGTCGGCGCCTATCCCTTCACCACCCTTCGCCCGCAGCTTGGCGTAGTCCGCCACAAGGGCCGCGAGTTCGTCCTGGCCGATATCCCCGGATTGATCGAAGGCGCTGCGGAAGGCGCTGGGGTCGGTGACCGTTTCCTCGGCCATGTCGAGCGGACGCGGGTTCTGCTGCACCTGGTCGACGCCGAGGCGGAAGACCCGGCGGCGGCATGGAAAACCGTGCGCGACGAGATGGACCGCTATGGCGCGGGCCTGACCGACAAGCAGGAAATCGTCGCGCTCAGCCGGTGCGACCTGGTCGATGCGGAGCAGCTTGCCGACGCGCGCGCGGCGCTGGCCGAGGCCGGGGCACGGACGCCCCTGATCCTGTCGTCGGCAACGGGCGACGGGCTGGACTCGGTCCTCGACGCCCTGATCGAACGGCTTGGGTCCGAAGCGGAAGCCAAGGCGCTTGAGGACGGCCCCTCCGGCGACTGGTCGCCGCTGTGA
- the spt gene encoding serine palmitoyltransferase gives MSDLFDKFEPLIQERERLLSGGVTDPFNLVMERVESPTVAICNGKRTILLGTYNYMGMTFDPDVVAAGKQALDEFGSGTTGSRVLNGTYQGHKECEAALRDFYAMDHAMVFSTGYQANLGIISTLAGKGDYIILDIDSHASIYDGCALGNAEVVPFRHNDVEALEKRLKRVPEGAGKLVVLEGVYSMLGDVAPLKEMVAVSKANGAMVLVDEAHSMGFIGEHGRGVAEAQGVIDDVDFIVGTFSKSVGTVGGFCVSNHPKFEILRLVCRPYVFTASLPPSVVATAATSIRKLMHGDAKRAHLWENSKRLHAGLKQLGFELGTDTPQSAIIAVIMPHLATGAAMWEALLKEGLYVNLARPPATPAGKTLLRCSLCAEHSDEQVGEILGMFAAAGKATGCI, from the coding sequence GTGAGCGACCTGTTCGACAAGTTCGAACCGCTTATCCAGGAGCGCGAGCGGCTGCTGTCGGGCGGCGTCACCGACCCGTTCAACCTGGTCATGGAGCGGGTCGAAAGCCCGACCGTCGCCATCTGCAACGGCAAGCGGACGATCCTGCTCGGCACCTACAATTACATGGGCATGACGTTCGATCCCGACGTCGTCGCGGCAGGCAAACAGGCGCTTGACGAATTCGGCAGCGGAACCACCGGCAGCCGAGTGCTCAACGGCACCTACCAGGGCCACAAGGAATGCGAAGCGGCCCTGCGCGACTTTTACGCGATGGACCATGCGATGGTCTTTTCGACCGGTTACCAGGCAAACCTCGGGATCATTTCCACGCTCGCCGGCAAGGGCGACTACATCATCCTCGACATCGACAGCCACGCGTCCATCTATGACGGCTGCGCGCTGGGCAACGCCGAGGTCGTGCCGTTCCGCCACAATGACGTCGAGGCGCTGGAAAAGCGGCTCAAGCGGGTGCCCGAGGGCGCCGGCAAGCTGGTCGTCCTCGAAGGCGTCTATTCGATGCTGGGCGACGTCGCGCCGCTCAAGGAAATGGTCGCCGTGTCGAAGGCCAACGGCGCGATGGTGCTGGTCGACGAGGCCCATTCGATGGGCTTCATCGGCGAACACGGCCGCGGCGTGGCCGAAGCGCAGGGCGTGATCGACGACGTCGACTTCATCGTCGGCACCTTTTCCAAGTCGGTCGGGACAGTCGGCGGTTTCTGCGTATCCAACCATCCGAAGTTCGAAATTCTGCGGCTGGTCTGCCGCCCCTATGTCTTCACCGCCTCGTTGCCGCCGTCGGTGGTGGCGACCGCAGCGACGTCAATCCGCAAGCTGATGCATGGCGACGCCAAGCGCGCGCATTTGTGGGAGAACAGCAAACGGCTCCACGCGGGTTTGAAACAACTCGGCTTCGAGCTTGGGACAGACACGCCGCAATCGGCCATCATCGCCGTCATCATGCCGCACCTCGCGACCGGCGCGGCGATGTGGGAGGCACTGCTGAAGGAAGGTTTGTACGTCAATCTGGCGCGCCCGCCGGCGACCCCGGCCGGCAAGACGTTGCTGCGCTGTTCGCTGTGCGCCGAACATAGCGACGAGCAAGTCGGTGAAATCCTTGGCATGTTTGCCGCCGCGGGCAAGGCGACCGGCTGCATTTGA
- a CDS encoding response regulator produces the protein MTRVLLADDHPIIQAAVEAMLRGSDYELISKASSGAEAIEALARHDPEMLILDVSMPEGSGLDVLRKMRTGGDDRPVVILTASMDQAGFAEALALKVDGVLLKTSDPALLLDCLDSVRNGEEWIDPQLQAEAEVSPEPAERSLLSPRERELVSLVRQSMRNRDIAERLGITEGTVKVYLHSIFEKTGVVNRTELAIRAAEWIG, from the coding sequence ATGACACGAGTATTGCTTGCCGACGATCATCCGATCATCCAGGCTGCGGTCGAAGCGATGCTTCGCGGCAGCGATTACGAGCTCATCTCAAAGGCGAGCAGCGGTGCCGAAGCGATCGAAGCGCTGGCCCGGCACGATCCGGAAATGCTTATCCTTGACGTCAGCATGCCCGAAGGCAGCGGGCTCGACGTCCTGCGCAAGATGCGCACCGGCGGTGACGACCGGCCAGTGGTTATCCTCACCGCCTCGATGGACCAGGCGGGGTTTGCGGAAGCGCTTGCGCTGAAGGTCGACGGCGTGTTGCTGAAAACCTCCGATCCGGCATTGCTGCTCGATTGCCTGGACAGCGTTCGCAATGGCGAAGAATGGATCGACCCCCAGCTGCAGGCCGAGGCCGAAGTGTCGCCGGAACCGGCCGAGCGATCGCTGCTGTCGCCGCGAGAGCGCGAACTGGTGTCGCTCGTCCGCCAGAGCATGCGTAACCGCGATATCGCCGAACGGCTCGGCATCACCGAGGGCACGGTAAAGGTCTATCTGCACAGCATTTTCGAGAAAACCGGCGTGGTTAACCGGACCGAGCTGGCCATTCGCGCCGCTGAATGGATTGGCTGA